ATGTTCCGGTGCAGTCATGCTCCAGATGCAAAGTTTTAataaatatgacagaaaaaGGTAATTGGCATACAATAACATTATTATTTTGAAGCTCAAATAagtaaaaatggagaaaaaagtcAATAGTTCTGAAACACAGCTCAGTCAGATGAAGGAGATTTGTTCTGGCAGATCAGAGCGCGCTGACCACCAGGACATCACACATCATGTAATCAGTATTCTGATCACAGTAATCACATGATCACCTGGTAGCGTACCAAAAGCTAACTCTTTTGGGGATAGTTTCTGTTTGTACAGTGTGAAGTTGAGATGAACTCTGTGATTCAAACAACGCAAACGGAATATAAAGAAATGAACTGAACTAAATGCCAAAAACccagaattatttttaaagagTCAGAAGAACGCGCCAGGCGCCAGTAGCAGAGCGCGGACTCTGTCtgagcttctgtttgtttgttttcatgaatcaTACTGGAGAAGTGAGCAGTGGTTCTGTTGCGATGTGGGAACTTGAAGTGCCGgtgcagccagcagggggcgctctgggcCAGTGCCGAGCCGAAATGTTGTGACTCGCTCCTAAAttcagcagcaggctgcagaaATCCGGCCGAGGGTGTGAAGCTTTGAAGCTTTGGAGTGTGACCTCGCTcgccctgctctgctcttccAGGTTCGGCGGCCTCAAAGTGCCGCTCGCCGGCCTGCAGACGCTCAAGGTTCCTGACGCCGCGGCGGGCGGCGTCCAGCAGATCTACAGTATCCTGGCATCGGACCGCTGCCCCTCGGAGCTCCGCCTGCTCACCGCCGGGCAGACACCCGCAGACGAGATGGTCTTCAGCCCCGCTTTCTCCGGCCAGCTCAACGTGTGCGAGAGCTACGGGGACAGCAGCGCCAACCAGGCCCCCCGGGTGATCCCCGCCGCCCCGGCGCCCGCCATCCCGCCCGGCCTCAAGCAGCGCTTCCACCCCTTCGGCAGCAGGACGCCCACGCTCACCTGCGTGGCGGAGAACGAGGTGGACGGGGCCGCCCTCGGCCCCTCGTCTGCAACCctgcgccctctggtggtcaaacGGTTCATGGAGGacgcagaggaagaggaggagagcaggacgaagaagaagaagaagaaagagaagcggGTGAAGACGGAGCACGACGAGGAAGCGCCGAGGGTGAAGCAGGAGCCGGGGGCTGCGCTCCCGGAAGACATGCTGAATTTACTGATGGGCGACGACTTCCTGGAGGACCAGCAGtcggaggagaagaggaagaagaagaagaagaaagagaagcaggTGAAGACGGAGTatgaggaggaaccactgaCGGTGAAGCAGGAGCCGGCGGCCGCACCCCCGGAAGACATGCTGAATTTACTGATGGGCGACGACTTCCTGGAGGACCAGCAGtcggaggagaagaggaagaagaagaagagggacagggagcgggaggaggtggaggaaggactGGAGCCCAGCGCCTCGGTGAAGCTGGAGCAGGTCGTCGTCAAATCCGAGCCCGTGGACTCCTGGTACAGCGAGGCAGCGGAGGCCTccgccaagaagaagaagaagaagaagaagagcaaagtGGAGGAGGACTAGTCAGAGCTGGCTCTCATTTCACTGCTTTACTCCGGTTTATTGATGCTTCGTGGAGAGAGAACTCGTCCTGGAAGAGTTGAACGAAGTGGATTTATTTACAGACgaagcagctgaagtgaagcagcGTGTGAAGGAGCGAGAGTCGGTCCAGTCTGCTCTGTTTCTGTCACGTTGAGACGATTTTATAGGATCTTGATCCAGCATTGTGTTTAATTACTCGACCCTCAGCTTTTGGAAAACTGCAGCTGACATAAAGTGAAAGAAGAGGATTTACCAGGTCGTGCTTTTGTAAATCGCCCGAGTCGTGTTTTGGAAAAAGGAACGAATGTGTGCAGAAAACACGTGTTACTGAGTGATTAAAGGAAAAAGAAGTAAAATCCCGTCGTGCAGTGAGAcgcagtgttttcctctgagaGCCGTGATTTCAGGCAGAAGGAATGAAACACGGATTCGTGTTCTGACTCACTCCGGTTTGTTCGCTTCATTCAACAACAAGGAAACATCCTCAGCAAGCGCAGGCAGAGAGCGGCGCCAGAAACCAGATCAGGTTAAGGCAGGAAGGGAAACGCGGATCAGTCTGAGGGAAGGTTTAGGAGAATTATGGCGACTTATGTTTATGATCCATTCAAtgttttcaaccttaaaaaacCCAAAAATACAGTCATTTAAATAATGTCAATGTGAAGCTTAGGTTTGAGTAAGTTTACAGtatgttaaattgttttttgaaGATCAGTAGAACCACAGCTAGAAaataatcaaacaaaaaaaactgccagGATTTCATCTCAAAGCCACTTCTGCTTTTCTGATACACACTAGATTGATGCTTTTCTTCGCTCTACTATAGGAAGCAAAGCATTACACTTatataacagttttttttaaatttggttTTACAGTTTCAGATTAGTTGcgttaaattaaatttaaatagaAAACAACGCTTTCTTCTCGTTACTGCCACATCTGGGAAATCCGAGGCTCAAAATGAAGCACGGTTCAAAACAGGCCTTTTCAAGAAGTGACAGGCTGATtaaattgtgtttctttattgaaacatgtttttatgtcaattttttttttgggtggagaTACATTGAAATGTCTAAGTACTTAataattgttcttttattatCTTTTGGTCGCAGcagttttcagttatttttatcTGATCATGTGAAAAAAGAGTAAACATTTAGGCTTGTTGGGGGAAACCTAATTAAAATACTATGTTCTGTACAGTTTCCCTGTTCACACTGTTTGATCAGGCGTCATTAAAATTTTTCGTCTTGAGGAACGTCATAACCGACGCCAGGTTTCGTGTTGTAATACAAGCTTTCTCCACAAGGTGGTGCATTGAGTCACTTCAGGATCATTATTATAATAACTGAACTCTTAGTTACTTCATTACAGCAACTAAGTGACTGCAGTAGAATTAACTTAGTagttatttaaagaaaagaaaaagtcaccTTGGAAAGTCAGTGTTGCAAGACGAAGCGGGAATAGAATCGAATTATTAATCCCAGAAGAAATGCTTTGAAGCAATGCTCCACACACAATAAATAGGAAAGAACCTCAAATATCGAATAAGACAGGATGAAACTATAATAATGCTGGATATTGAGGTGTAATGTTAATACAAACAGAATGGATGAAGTTAaccataaaacaacaaaagcagtTTAAAGGAGATATTGAGTGTCGGAGCCGCAGGAAAGAAGGATTTCCTGCTCTCTTCTGCTGTGCTGGTTCAGTAATCGAGAGGTGAGATAACGAAGCAGACGGCTCTTAATAAAGAAGATAACCTCACTTCGATGTTAGAATGAGATACACAGCACCGATTCTCACCACATTTTTTAGATATAATGGATTTCAATTTCTTTcaaaaattttattttaattacttTTGTGAAAAATTTGTGAACCTCTTTGAGTTGCATTACATCGTCTGAAACCTGATATGTCAAAACATTTCCTCCATGGAGTGATTTAGAGGTGCATAGTGACTACAGAAAAAGCTTTTCCAGCTCTGACAGGGAGATGGCGCCAGACTCCAGATTGTTTCCTCTGAGGAAGAACATCTAACAACCTCTGAACAACCTCTGAGCTCATGGTTCACACTCCACCGGCTCGTTTTCCTAATGCAGCGCCGATCTTCGCAGAGCCGTCCAAACGCATGAAAGCAGGATTtattctcctctttctcttcgCTGCTTCTCGGCGTCTCGTTTCTTTgagtttcaggtgaaaaaatctgagtccagctctgcatcctgctcctcttcctcctcctcctcctcctcctcctcctcctcctcctgctctgcaccGGAGCATGGTCCTGCTTCCTAATGAGCTCAGGCACCTCTGCTGCTATCACACTCTCACCATCTGTAGTAACCCCCTGCTCAGTCTGCACCGATCCAGCCTCGCCAGCACGTCTGCATTTTTCACGCCGTCCAATTAAACCCAaacataaagaagaaaaatatgtttggttgttgttttttttccccataatgCCCTGTGCAGTGTGAATTTGACAGGCTTTCGCCATTATAACATCACGTCTTTGGGTTTAGCAGGCAGCCATTAAAGCACAGAGCCACAGATGTCAGAATGAGGATGAAACGCTTCTCTGTGAATCACATCTAATGCCAGACTTTTGTGAATCCTCACAGGTatgttgaatgtgtgtgtgtgtgtgtgtgtgtgtgtgtgtgtgtgtgtgtgtgtgtgtgtgtgtgtgtgtgtgtgtgtgtttgtgtgtgtgtgtgtgtgtgtgtgtgtgtgtgagagagagcctgtgtctgtccgtccctgggagagggatccctccatactgtggttctccccaagatttcttcttttcccactgggtttttggagttttttcttgccggatgtgagggtctaaggcggtggttgcttcgttctgtctcgttactgtaaatattgacatattaccattatgcttattcactgtttttacttttaccgacaaatgtaacatcttgaagccctctgaggcaactgttgttgtgatactgggctatacaaaaataaattgattgattgattgatgattgtGTGTATCTGTCTGAGCCTGAAATCTGAAAGGAAAGATGATTTTTATTGGAACAATCTTCAACACTCCCCATTTAAAGACGCATTCTGATGTTTTTTCAGGAATTTGAACCGTCAGCCGCTCATTCCAGACTAATataaaaatccattttttaatacaattaattgtatttctgaCTGTATGAAAGGAGACCCAGTTaatttttcacttaaaaaaatgcCGACTTTGTGAAACTGCACCACAAAGGCTCCTCGGTGAagccagctgctccactgtTTCTCGcctctgcaggtccaggtcctcgaTGTGCTCCCGGCGCCACGCGGCCCTGTAGCTTCTGTCAGACTGTCAGACTCAggctgtggctcaggtggtCGGGCAGCTTGTCTCCCGACCCCAGGGTCAGCGGTTTGAACCCCCGTCTTGCTCCAGTTCAAGTGTCCTAAAGCTAACGGCTGAAC
The sequence above is a segment of the Salarias fasciatus chromosome 14, fSalaFa1.1, whole genome shotgun sequence genome. Coding sequences within it:
- the polr1g gene encoding DNA-directed RNA polymerase I subunit RPA34 translates to MPKDVSSSSSEDEADSCSPPPEKKNRKYQCPADFVTFCHEPCSSTLTDSLKDKNTELWLIKAPLSFKPERFGGLKVPLAGLQTLKVPDAAAGGVQQIYSILASDRCPSELRLLTAGQTPADEMVFSPAFSGQLNVCESYGDSSANQAPRVIPAAPAPAIPPGLKQRFHPFGSRTPTLTCVAENEVDGAALGPSSATLRPLVVKRFMEDAEEEEESRTKKKKKKEKRVKTEHDEEAPRVKQEPGAALPEDMLNLLMGDDFLEDQQSEEKRKKKKKKEKQVKTEYEEEPLTVKQEPAAAPPEDMLNLLMGDDFLEDQQSEEKRKKKKRDREREEVEEGLEPSASVKLEQVVVKSEPVDSWYSEAAEASAKKKKKKKKSKVEED